AATTGGTAATGGTGTTTTCTATAAACTCGTCGTGAAGTTGTTGCAGTTGAACATCACTGTTCCAATACTGCTTTATGGTTTTGACCGCTTCGGTCGGATTAGAAAAATAGGTATTGGCAATCCAATCTATTTTTGCTTCTTTGGATAATTTTGAAAATCCGGCAACGGCATTATTCATATTCATTAGTTATTTTTTGGCTCAGTTGACAACGGTGTTGGTACTTCGCCTTGATATTCGGTTTCTTTAAGGTCTTCAGTCTTCTTGCCCAATCTCACTATCGGATGGTCTTGGGTTCCGGTCACTTTTATCGGAATTCCAATAATCCCCAAGGGAGGTAACCCCAAACGCATTTTAATATTAAGATTGCCGTCAAAACTTGTTTGTCCTTCTATTCTGGGACGGAAACCGGCCACTTTAAACTTGAACCGTTCAATATTGATGATGTTATTCTTAATGGTCGTTTTGATTTTTACTTCCGACAAATCCGGATTTTTTATCGCATCTTTCCCTGTTTTCTGACTCACGGTGCCAAAGAGTTTAAACCCTTTCATCTTCACCTTTTTGACCGATAGAGTTCCTCCACCGGTTAACGACGGATAAATAGGCTGCATATTGTTATCCAGTATACCGGCCACATTATAATCTAACGAGATAATTCCTTCGGCACTTTCGGCAGCAGTAGCCATTTCTCGGAACAACTTAACCTCATTATAAGCTCGTTTTACATCAAAATCTTTGGCCAAAACTTTAAAATCAAAGAAGGCTTTTTGGGACGATTGACTTCCGTAAACCACATCCATATTCACTGTACTGCCAATCAAATCGAAACCTGAATTTTGAAGTTCCAACTTGCCTTTGTTGATATTCATACGGCCTTTCAAGTTGTCTAATTTCAAATCTTGAAAGTTAACTTTATTGGCGGAGGCATTGAATTGCAAATTAAAATTGGGCGGAATTACCACAACTCCAGTAGGAGCTGTCGCTGTTGTTTTTGTTGAATCGGAAACTGTAACCGATGATGTAGTCTGCGACATAAATTCATCCACATTAATATAATCCGAAGAAAGGGTGAAATTTCCTTTCAAGATAGCACTGTCCGTTAAGGCATAGTCGATAACATTTTGTAAATAACCATGCATTTTAAAATCAGTCTGCCCATAATTAGCCACAAAATAGTTGAAATTCATTTTGTCCTGATTAAAGATAAAAGTACCTTGTTTGATAATAAACGGCTTGGGTAAATACTCTGTAGTGGTTTTGATATTCCTTAATTTTAAGGTACCGCTGTTTTTAAGATTGTTGTAGCGGCCGTTCATAGCGTCTTCCTGAGAACCTTTGAAAGCCACATCGGCATCAATATACCCTTCCAAATCCATTCCTTTACGAGAAAACACTTTGTAAATTCGGTTCACATTCAATTGCCCTTTGGCTTTAATATCATATCTGATATTATCAAAATTGCGCAACCTGGCATTAACATAAATGGGACTGCCTTCAAACTCAAAAGAGGCCGGAGTAATAGTGACATTCAAGTCATTCATCAATCCCTTCTTATCCGAAACGGTGGCAAAAAGATTGATTTTTTTAATCGGGTTTTGATAATAAATACTTTTAACCTCAGCATCAAACAAATAAATTTTAGCGTTGGTAACCGGAATCCTACCGCTTTTTTTATCATAAATTCCCTTGGATTGTATGTCCAAGTTTAAGAGCCCTTTTAAATCCACATTCTGCAACCCAAAAGCTTGGTCCATTTTGGCTAAATCCATTTTAGCATTGATGCGCGCTGCGATTTTAGGTTTTGATAATCCTTCTGTTTTAATGATCGCCTTGAAGTAATCTTTATCTACATTAAAGAAAACAGAATCAAGGTTGACTCTTAGCTGCTCAATATCTAACGATGGTAATTTGGTGTCAAAATTCAAGAAGATATTCGAAGCCGGAAACGGAGCCTTGTTGTAGTTGATATAGCCGTCACGTATTTTCATATTGAATGCCAAATCGGGCTTTTGATTTTTGGAAGCGATGTATTGTCCTTTTAAAGTCAGCAACAAATCGGTACTTCCTTTGACCTTTGACTTATCGAGCCAAGTCACATAGTGTGGTGGCAGTGCTGTAAAGAAATCATTAAGTTTGCTATCTTCGGATTTGATTGTAAAATCCATATCATAGCCATTGCTCAGGAAGTCAAACTTTCCTTTGAACTCCACCGGCAGCTTATTGATTTTTAAATTGTTTTGTTCAAAGATAAACGCAAGGGAATTGGTATTGATTTTGGTAATTAAATCGGCGTTTACCTTTTTATTTTTGAGGTATTGTTCTCCGTTATAGGTAAAATCAAACGAATCTATTTTGGCTTCGGTATATAAATCGAAAATGGCTTTGTCTAAATCACCGTTGCCGATGTATTCAAATCCTCGGGCATCAATCAGCATCTTGGTTGATTTGTCATCGTATACCAAATGCGTATTCAGGATGGCAATTTTCTCCAATCTCAAGGCTGTATTACTCGTGGTATCTTTTTCAGTAGCCTTCTCATCCGAAATATAAACATTGTAATTGGCTTCTCCTTTTTCATTGACTTTGACATTGATAAAAGCATCGGAGACATAAATCTTATCAATGTTTACTTTTTTGTCAAATACCAATGAGCTTAAATCGATCCCGAAAGAAACCTCGTTAGCAGCAATCAACGTTTCTTTTTTATAGGGCGCTGAGCCTTTCAACGAAAAGTCGGTCAATGTTAAAGTTAACGACGGAAAGTGATTAAAGAAAGAGAGGTTGGCTTCTTTGAAATTGAGTTCCCCATCTAATTTTTTATTAGCAAAAGCTTTTACTTCTTCGGCAATCTTTCCAGGGAAAAGAATGGGGATTAAAAACAAGGCTAATAGTATAGTGCCCAAGGTAAATCCAGTAATTTTCAGGATTTTGACTACTATTGATTTGGATGGTTTTTTCATACGACAAAATTACACTTCCAAGAACTGACAAAAAAATTTAAGTCAATTATTTTTATAAAAATACAAAAAGCCACGCTATAATAACGTGGCTTTTAAAATAATCATATAACAATATTAACTTACTCTTTGATTAACTTTAATGTTTTTGAATTGCTATTTGCATCAGAAACTTTAACTAAGTATAAACCTGTACTTAAATCAGAGATAGAAAACTGATTGCTTTCAGAAGCAACAAACGTTTTAACTAATTGACCTGAGATAGTATATACTTCTGCTTTTTCAAAATTTCCTTTTACAGAAAAACTATTGGAAGCAGGATTTGGGTAAAGTGCGAATGAATCTTTTCCAAATTGATTAACTGATAATACGTCAGCAAATGAATATTCTTTTGTTAAGTTACTGAACGTAATATTGTAAGTTCCTGCCACAGCAATAATGTCTCCATTACCAGGTGTACCGGTTGGGAATCCATCTCCACCCCATGAAGTATCCCATGCATGATCTCTTCTGAATTTACATCCTGCAGAAGTCATAACTACATTATCAAGGGTGTAAGTAACACCATCCGTTGTGTTTAAGTCAAAATCATGACCGTCACCCCATCCACCAACAGCATCTCCAGTTAAACTGATTAAAGGGAAAGAAAAACTGTAAGCACCTGTAGCAATATTTAATTTTGCATCATACGTTCCTGCTGTAGTTACAGTAATGTTATCTCCGGTTGAAACCCCTGATGGAAAAGCAGCACTTCCCCATGTAGTAGCCCAATCGTGATCTTTACGGAACTTACAATCAGCCGCAATTAGAGCAATATCATTTAAACGGTAATTGTCAGCATCAACCGGAGTTAAATCAAAATCATGACCATCTCCCCAGCCGCCAACGGCATCACCGGTCAAACTAATTAATTGGAATAATGGTGCAGGTGTAAATACATAATCTCCTGAAGCAATATTTACACTAATTGTTGTGTATGAACCGGCAGTAACCGGAATAAGATCTGTTTCACCGGTAACCGTTCCAACCGGAAAATCTAATCCTCCAACCAAAACGCCATCTACTTCAAATTGAGCTGTACCATCCACTAATGTAGCATTTGATACAGTAAAATTTGTTAAATCCAATGTTGACAACACTAATCCTCCCGGAGTTGTTACTGCAGAACCTACTAATTTAACAACAGGAATTGGAGCTCCTCCTGAAAAATTATATTCCCCAGTTGTACTATTGAAGGTAACATCATACGTTCCGGCAATACATTGAATATTATCACCATTCTGAACTCCGGTACCTGAAGGGAACGCTGAGCTACCCCAGTTTACAGTCCAAGCGTGATCAGCTCTGAATTTTATACCTCCTGCATTTGG
Above is a genomic segment from Flavobacterium phycosphaerae containing:
- a CDS encoding T9SS type A sorting domain-containing protein, which translates into the protein MKTKLLLVLAIILTAFNVNGQNPTVVSITGEAVGGWGDGHDFDMVSSDGENWTITITVASANSPTPNAGGIKFRADHAWTVNWGSSAFPSGTGVQNGDNIQCIAGTYDVTFNSTTGEYNFSGGAPIPVVKLVGSAVTTPGGLVLSTLDLTNFTVSNATLVDGTAQFEVDGVLVGGLDFPVGTVTGETDLIPVTAGSYTTISVNIASGDYVFTPAPLFQLISLTGDAVGGWGDGHDFDLTPVDADNYRLNDIALIAADCKFRKDHDWATTWGSAAFPSGVSTGDNITVTTAGTYDAKLNIATGAYSFSFPLISLTGDAVGGWGDGHDFDLNTTDGVTYTLDNVVMTSAGCKFRRDHAWDTSWGGDGFPTGTPGNGDIIAVAGTYNITFSNLTKEYSFADVLSVNQFGKDSFALYPNPASNSFSVKGNFEKAEVYTISGQLVKTFVASESNQFSISDLSTGLYLVKVSDANSNSKTLKLIKE
- a CDS encoding AsmA family protein — translated: MKKPSKSIVVKILKITGFTLGTILLALFLIPILFPGKIAEEVKAFANKKLDGELNFKEANLSFFNHFPSLTLTLTDFSLKGSAPYKKETLIAANEVSFGIDLSSLVFDKKVNIDKIYVSDAFINVKVNEKGEANYNVYISDEKATEKDTTSNTALRLEKIAILNTHLVYDDKSTKMLIDARGFEYIGNGDLDKAIFDLYTEAKIDSFDFTYNGEQYLKNKKVNADLITKINTNSLAFIFEQNNLKINKLPVEFKGKFDFLSNGYDMDFTIKSEDSKLNDFFTALPPHYVTWLDKSKVKGSTDLLLTLKGQYIASKNQKPDLAFNMKIRDGYINYNKAPFPASNIFLNFDTKLPSLDIEQLRVNLDSVFFNVDKDYFKAIIKTEGLSKPKIAARINAKMDLAKMDQAFGLQNVDLKGLLNLDIQSKGIYDKKSGRIPVTNAKIYLFDAEVKSIYYQNPIKKINLFATVSDKKGLMNDLNVTITPASFEFEGSPIYVNARLRNFDNIRYDIKAKGQLNVNRIYKVFSRKGMDLEGYIDADVAFKGSQEDAMNGRYNNLKNSGTLKLRNIKTTTEYLPKPFIIKQGTFIFNQDKMNFNYFVANYGQTDFKMHGYLQNVIDYALTDSAILKGNFTLSSDYINVDEFMSQTTSSVTVSDSTKTTATAPTGVVVIPPNFNLQFNASANKVNFQDLKLDNLKGRMNINKGKLELQNSGFDLIGSTVNMDVVYGSQSSQKAFFDFKVLAKDFDVKRAYNEVKLFREMATAAESAEGIISLDYNVAGILDNNMQPIYPSLTGGGTLSVKKVKMKGFKLFGTVSQKTGKDAIKNPDLSEVKIKTTIKNNIINIERFKFKVAGFRPRIEGQTSFDGNLNIKMRLGLPPLGIIGIPIKVTGTQDHPIVRLGKKTEDLKETEYQGEVPTPLSTEPKNN